ATTTCGGCAGGGGAAGTGAATGCTCCGGATTTGATAAGATAACTTCTTATTTCTTCCTTGGTTTTCATTGTTTCCAATTCTTTTACCATGTTTCCGTTTCTCGGATCTGCTGATCTTCCAACCAGAATATAAGTGCACGGATAGGTCTGAGACATGTGTTTCACCAATTCCGCAGTAATTCCCTGTGCTCCTCCAAGTACCAGCACCACTGATTTCTGATCTAACTGAATATGAGCTTCATTTAAGCTTGTAGACAATGGTGAAGGGATAATATTGACCTTATGTCTTTTTTCGTTTTTATAAATAACCTCAGCCGGTTTATCGTTGATCAGTATTTCCTTTAGCGTAATTTCAGCGATCTGATCCATTTCCTGTGGTGTATTCAGGCTGATCAGTCTGCAGGTTGTATTTTCAAATTCCCTTGCTAAACTTTTGAAAAGTCCGGGATATCCCTGGTGATGGCGTAAAACACTTACATCAGTGATTTCCTGAAGATGGGCAGGAATATCAGAGATCAGATATACCCATTTTACTTTGTCAAAATCAAGTTTTTTAATTAAATCAACATGATCAATAATGCTTGGCTTATCAACGGCTGAGAATAGGTCCAGCATGATTAATCCATCAACATTTGAAAGATCTTTTTCTGTATCTACCAATTCTACGATAGCTCCATGTTTTTCCAGTTCATTTTTGATTGCAGAAGTTTGTTTGCTGTCATCCTGAGTGATGGCAAAACGTTTTCCCTGAAGGGTTTCCGTATTTTGTACTGAGGAAGCATCGGTAGGTGTAATGTCAAAACGAAGACGTGATAATACATTATTGGCAGCTTCAGGAGTGATTTCTTCCTTTATTTCTTTTTTTACTTCATGGGTATCACCGTTCATTTCACTGATCCAGCCAGCCAGTCCGCGAAGGGTCTTAATGGCCGCCAGTTTTTCCATTACATCATCAGCCTGCTCAAGATTTTCACCAAAACCGATCTTATTTTTAAGATCTGCAATGATCTCCATACGTTTGATGGAATCGATACTAAGGTCTGCTTCCAGATCCAGATCAAGTCCTAGCATCTCTTTCGGATAGCCTGTTTTTTCACTTACGATATTGAGAATAGCATTTTGAAGGTCTTCCAGGGATAAAGCAGATTTTGCCTGTGGTTCTGAAGTATTTTCAACTGCGGTTCCGTTTTTTTCAGGAGTTGTTGATGTATCTGCTCCGGAGAATTCAGTAAGCCATGAAACTAATCCGCTCAGGGTTTTGACTCCTGCCAATTGTTCCATCACCATATCTTCATTGGTACTGCCGTTACCTAATGTTCCCAATTCATTACGAAGGGTTCCTATGATTTCCACTCTTTTAATGGAATCGATGCTCAGATCAGCTTCAAGATCCATTTCCATGCCCAGCATTTCCTTCGGATAGCCTGTTTTATCGCTTACTACCTGCAATAATAATGCTTTGATATCTCTTGTAGGAGCTGATTTTACGGCAACCGCAGAGGCTGCCACCGCAACCGCTCTTTCCTGATGAACAGGCTGCACAGGAATCATACGTTCAGGAGCAGGAGCAGGCATTGGGCTATTATAAACAGGCATCGGATTCGCCTGAGGATTCTGTCCCATAAAGGAGAGCATCACATCACGCTGTGCCTGTATCATTAATTTCATGCTGTTTAAATATTCCTGCAGCATACGTTCAGCTGTAGATAAGCTTTCCGGAGCAGGGTTTTGTGTAGTATTATTAGTAGTAAAATTGTTCATGGGAATAGGATTTATAATAGGGAGTGCACCATTAGCAGGCAGTGAACCTGTTGTCGGATGTGCAGCTTGTCCGTTCACCCGCCAAATGGCAGGATTTTTCTTATACAGTTCAGGCTGATTGATATCGATAAGCTGAACGCTGCGGCCATCAAAAAGTTTCTCAATATTGAAGTTTCGGCCTGTTCCTAAATATTGGGCCAACATGCAAAGCAAATGGGTAAATTTATTACGGCTGCTGTCTTCAACATATAAGGTCAGCTGATCTTTTTCAAGACATGATTTGGTTAATCCGGTAAGTACTTTTCCAGGTCCTACCTCGATAAAGATTCTTGCACCGTCGTTATACATCGCCTGAAGCTGCTCTACGAATCTTACAGGCTGTACCAGATGTTCAGTCAGTCTTTCTTTGATGTCTGAAGGATCTGCCGGATATACTTCTGCTGTGGTATTGGACCATACAGGGATCTGCATTTCCTGAAAAGGAATGTCTTTTAATACCTCAGCATATAAATCTTTTGATTTTGCCAGTAAGGGGCTGTGGAATGCACAAGCCACTTCAAGTTTCTTAGCAGAAATACCTTCCTGTTTAAGGGCTTCCAATAGTTTATGGATAGCTTCTGTAGTTCCTGCAATGACACATTGATTAGGAGCATTGAAGTTAACCGGATAACACCCTTCCGCTTTAGCCAGGATGGGTTGTAAACGTTCATGGGTAGCACTTGCTGCGAGCATTGAACCCGGATCTCCGCCTTCTACTGAATTTAAAATAGACTGAGCTCTCTGAATACTTAAGTCAACCAATTGATCTTCTCCAAATACTCCTGAAAAACATAGTGCAGGCAATTCACCATAGCTGTGACCAGCCAGCATATCCGGAATGATCCCTAATGACTCTAAGAATTTTGCCAATGCCAGATCAACAATTCCTAAAAGCGGCTGTGCCAGGCGGGTATCTTTAATGGTTTCTTTCTGTTGTTTTAAATCTGCTTCATTGAATGTTGCAGAAGGGAAAACTACTTTTTCAAGTTCAGGATATTCATCAATAAGCCTACGCATTGCCGGGAACACTACGAACAGATCACGGGCCATATTAATTCTCTGGCTTCCCTGTCCGGGGAATGTAAAGGCTACTTTACCTTCTTTTTTATTAACGGTGAAGGTATCTTTGGTTTCGATTCCTAATAATACCAATTCAAGCTTCATCATCAGATCTTCAGCAGTGTCTGCAACGATACTGAACTGAATTGGTTTTTCTGAACTGATGCTTAAACTATATGCAATATCTTTTAACGGAATACCGTCATTGACTTCCAGTAAGGCTTTGATATGACCTGACTGTCCTTTGGCTTCTTCATAAGTATCCCCACGGAATACAAATAGTTCTGAAGGCCACGACTGCATGGCAATGGAATCATCCTGTTTCGGATGGTTGGCAATGACCGTGTGGAAATTGGTTCCTCCAAATCCAAAGGCACTGATTCCCGCATAACGGTTCTTTTCAGTCCATAATCCCGTTTCTGCATGGAAAGAGAATGGACTGGTTTCCGGATTGTAATAAGTATTAGGCTTCTGAAGGTGAAGTGTTGGTGGTTTTACCCCGTGATAAACTGCAAGAGAAGCTTTAATTAAACCTGCTAATCCGGCAGCACACTTCGTATGCCCTATCTGTGTTTTTACTGATCCTAAATGAGTCTGTCCCGGCAAAGCTCCTGAATAACTGAACAGGTTGGTTAAAGCGCTAAGCTCTGTTTTGTCCCCCACTACGGTTCCTGTTCCGTGAGCTTCTATCAATCCAACCGCTGCCGGACTAATACCAGCCTGGGCATACGCACGTTCTAAAGCACGCACCTGCCCTACCTTTCGCGGAGCTGTAAGCCCCAGTGCTTTTCCGTCACTGGATCCGCCTACTCCTTTGATTACGGAATAGATACGGTCACCGTCACGTAATGCATCTTCATATCTTTTTAAAACGAGGATTGCAACGCCTTCTCCCAAGGCAATACCGTCAGCCTCACCGTCAAATGTTGCACATCTTCCTTTTCTGGAAAGTGCATGGGTACTGGAAAACATCAGGTAATCGTTAATCCCGTTGTGTAAGTCTGCGCCTCCGGCAAGCACCATATCAGATTTTCCTAATACAAGCTCCTGACATGCCAGATCAATAGCTGCCAGAGAGGATGCACAGGCTGCATCTACGGTAAAGTTTCTTCCGCCAAGATCCAGACGGTTGGTAATACGGCCTGCAATTACATTGGCCAGAATACCCGGGAAAGAATCTTCTGTGGTATGCGGGAAAGCTTCTTTCACTTCTTCATGAAGTTCACCGAAAACCTGTTTATAATAGCCTCTGAAACTATAACTGTTGGCAAGGTCATTACCTCCTTCAGCCCCAATAATTACAGAAATATTTTCTCTGTTGATGTGTTTTTCTCCATAACCGGCATCCTCCATTGCCCGTTTGGCAACCAATAAGGTCAGCAATTGTGTTGGTTCAATAGCAGCAAGAGACTGTGGCGGAATTCCGAATGCCAGCGGATCGAAATCTATTTTAGGGATAAATCCTCCCCATTTGGAATGGGACACGTCCGGTCCGTCTGAATCCGGATGGTAATAAAGATCTTTATTCCATCTTTCATCCGGGACTTCTGTTACGCTGTCTTTTCCAAGAATGATGTTACGCCAGTACTCCTGAAGGTTTTTAGCTCCCGGGAAGATACATTCCATCCCAACAACGGCAATATCCAGTGGTTTTTCACCTGATACCGGAAGTTCCGGAAGTTCAGCGTTTCTGATATATTCATAGTTGTTGATGCTTACGTCGTGGTGAAGGCTGTCAAGAGTGATCACACGGTTATGCATGGTAGCTACCTGTCCGATCATGTACATTCCCAGGTCAAGCTGATCATTTTTAGGAATATTCACCAACTGATCTCCCTGGCGCTCTACCCCTTTCGCTGCAATTCTCAGACGGCCTACATTTAATTTTTCAAGCTGTTCCCAAACTTCTTTTTTATCAGCTCCGGCAGCCAGCAATTTTGCTTTTTCTGCATTGAAGTGATGAGCAAAAGCAGTATTCAGGCAGCGTGTTTCATGTCCCGGTGCTGTTTCAAGCAGAACGGTATCTTTTGCCTGCATAGCCTGCAATTGGAATTCTTCTTGGATAGCCCCTGTAAGGACAGCTTCCTTCGTGTAGAGATAAGCTGTTCCCATCAATACACCTACTTTTACACCTCTTGCTGCCAATGGAGCTGCCATCACAGAAACGAATGCTGTTGAAAAGGCATTATGGATTCCCCCTGCAAAAAATACACTGATTTTTTCAGGGTGTTCTT
This region of Chryseobacterium vaccae genomic DNA includes:
- a CDS encoding type I polyketide synthase; this translates as MKNLTIIGLTPFEKPDVNLLPKLHQAGAFPVLNLGYELAAAQEALDHTDMPSYGICLVDDRFLSLQIPEKVKFAILPCGASLNVATDLPVICQVSSLEEARKAEELGATGIIVKGNEAAGLVGYESTFVLFQRVIKEITTIPVWVQGGIGIHTAAAVKALGATGVVLDSQLALFQETNVPQDIKDLCSKLNGTETRIIANHRVLVRPNSPVLPENITAEELTEYFNGFDLNSNYIPMGQDISLAIDLYEDFKSLKKLVFGFKEAMYGHLKQAKALQVIDENNAMAKQFNLRYPIAQGPMTRVSDVPLFADAVAEAGALPFVALSLLKGQAAKSLVMETKRLAGEKTWGVGILGFAPQELREEQTSYILEAKPPVVLIAGGRPAQAKVFEKAGITAFLHVPSPALLDIFLKEGATNFIFEGRECGGHVGPLSSMVLWEKQIERILKEEHPEKISVFFAGGIHNAFSTAFVSVMAAPLAARGVKVGVLMGTAYLYTKEAVLTGAIQEEFQLQAMQAKDTVLLETAPGHETRCLNTAFAHHFNAEKAKLLAAGADKKEVWEQLEKLNVGRLRIAAKGVERQGDQLVNIPKNDQLDLGMYMIGQVATMHNRVITLDSLHHDVSINNYEYIRNAELPELPVSGEKPLDIAVVGMECIFPGAKNLQEYWRNIILGKDSVTEVPDERWNKDLYYHPDSDGPDVSHSKWGGFIPKIDFDPLAFGIPPQSLAAIEPTQLLTLLVAKRAMEDAGYGEKHINRENISVIIGAEGGNDLANSYSFRGYYKQVFGELHEEVKEAFPHTTEDSFPGILANVIAGRITNRLDLGGRNFTVDAACASSLAAIDLACQELVLGKSDMVLAGGADLHNGINDYLMFSSTHALSRKGRCATFDGEADGIALGEGVAILVLKRYEDALRDGDRIYSVIKGVGGSSDGKALGLTAPRKVGQVRALERAYAQAGISPAAVGLIEAHGTGTVVGDKTELSALTNLFSYSGALPGQTHLGSVKTQIGHTKCAAGLAGLIKASLAVYHGVKPPTLHLQKPNTYYNPETSPFSFHAETGLWTEKNRYAGISAFGFGGTNFHTVIANHPKQDDSIAMQSWPSELFVFRGDTYEEAKGQSGHIKALLEVNDGIPLKDIAYSLSISSEKPIQFSIVADTAEDLMMKLELVLLGIETKDTFTVNKKEGKVAFTFPGQGSQRINMARDLFVVFPAMRRLIDEYPELEKVVFPSATFNEADLKQQKETIKDTRLAQPLLGIVDLALAKFLESLGIIPDMLAGHSYGELPALCFSGVFGEDQLVDLSIQRAQSILNSVEGGDPGSMLAASATHERLQPILAKAEGCYPVNFNAPNQCVIAGTTEAIHKLLEALKQEGISAKKLEVACAFHSPLLAKSKDLYAEVLKDIPFQEMQIPVWSNTTAEVYPADPSDIKERLTEHLVQPVRFVEQLQAMYNDGARIFIEVGPGKVLTGLTKSCLEKDQLTLYVEDSSRNKFTHLLCMLAQYLGTGRNFNIEKLFDGRSVQLIDINQPELYKKNPAIWRVNGQAAHPTTGSLPANGALPIINPIPMNNFTTNNTTQNPAPESLSTAERMLQEYLNSMKLMIQAQRDVMLSFMGQNPQANPMPVYNSPMPAPAPERMIPVQPVHQERAVAVAASAVAVKSAPTRDIKALLLQVVSDKTGYPKEMLGMEMDLEADLSIDSIKRVEIIGTLRNELGTLGNGSTNEDMVMEQLAGVKTLSGLVSWLTEFSGADTSTTPEKNGTAVENTSEPQAKSALSLEDLQNAILNIVSEKTGYPKEMLGLDLDLEADLSIDSIKRMEIIADLKNKIGFGENLEQADDVMEKLAAIKTLRGLAGWISEMNGDTHEVKKEIKEEITPEAANNVLSRLRFDITPTDASSVQNTETLQGKRFAITQDDSKQTSAIKNELEKHGAIVELVDTEKDLSNVDGLIMLDLFSAVDKPSIIDHVDLIKKLDFDKVKWVYLISDIPAHLQEITDVSVLRHHQGYPGLFKSLAREFENTTCRLISLNTPQEMDQIAEITLKEILINDKPAEVIYKNEKRHKVNIIPSPLSTSLNEAHIQLDQKSVVLVLGGAQGITAELVKHMSQTYPCTYILVGRSADPRNGNMVKELETMKTKEEIRSYLIKSGAFTSPAEIEKETIRVYKNNQILRTIRDMEALGNTIVYQSLDLCDEEGLSNLISSIYEQYNRLDGVIHGAGLLEDKLFKQKTTSSFGRVFDTKVKPLRVLAEQLHTDCQFVVLFSSIASVYGNKGQTDYAAANSVLDDYANALNKRLKGKVISINWGPWKGAGMVSSTLESEYERRGISMIPLDEGKEIFLNEIRYGTESQVLIMSGNNW